A section of the Triticum dicoccoides isolate Atlit2015 ecotype Zavitan chromosome 7A, WEW_v2.0, whole genome shotgun sequence genome encodes:
- the LOC119329045 gene encoding barley B recombinant-like protein D: MDNLGHRENGRQRPDPYKALHTQWMMPQRQMKDHHSMNLLALMSERDTAIMERDHALAEKKAAMAERDMAFAQRDSAMAERNAAIVERDNALAALELARTNGFNMNSGNGFNPGSLNGAKNFHHHDQQPHAQSSPLQLADSPYDHAREMHISDAYPISTAPVTAAGKAKKPKKNSSQASPLKRPSGVLRKTKKAGGDWRDAGMSGVGEDPARAASEMKNERKDQDLGLNQVSFDESSMPAPACSCTGVLRQCYKWGNGGWQSSCCTMSMSMYPLPVMPNKRHARMGGRKMSGSAFTKLLSRLAAEGHDLSASVDLKDHWAKHGTNRYITIR, translated from the exons ATGGACAACCTTGGACATAGGGAAAATGGGAGGCAAAGGCCAGACCCATATAAAGCACTTCATACTCAG TGGATGATGCCCCAAAGGCAAATGAAGGACCACCACAGCATGAACCTCCTAGCACTAATGAGCGAGAGGGACACCGCCATCATGGAGAGAGACCATGCTCTGGCTGAGAAGAAAGCTGCAATGGCTGAGAGAGACATGGCGTTTGCCCAGCGGGACTCTGCAATGGCTGAACGGAATGCTGCAATCGTCGAACGAGACAATGCCCTTGCTGCACTTGAACTAGCCCGTACAAATGGATTTAATATGAACAGCGGAAACGGATTCAACCCAGGATCTCTCAATGGAGCGAAGAACTTCCACCACCACGACCAGCAGCCCCATGCTCAATCATCACCACTGCAACTGGCCGATTCTCCATATGACCATGCGAGGGAAATGCACATATCAGACGCATACCCAATCTCAACAGCCCCGGTGACTGCTGCTGGAAAggcaaagaagcccaagaagaacAGTTCCCAAGCATCTCCACTGAAGAGGCCGTCAGGCGTGCTCCGGAAAACCAAGAAAGCCGGCGGTGACTGGAGAGATGCTGGAATGTCTGGTGTCGGGGAGGATCCAGCTCGCGCCGCTTCTGAGATGAAGAACGAGCGGAAGGACCAAGACCTTGGCCTGAACCAGGTCTCGTTCGACGAGTCGTCCATGCCCGCGCCTGCCTGCTCGTGCACGGGGGTCCTCCGCCAGTGCTACAAGTGGGGCAACGGCGGGTGGCAGTCGTCCTGCTGCACCATGAGCATGTCCATGTACCCGCTCCCGGTGATGCCCAACAAGCGCCATGCCCGCATGGGCGGACGGAAGATGAGTGGCAGCGCCTTCACCAAGCTGCTCAGCCGACTAGCGGCTGAGGGCCATGATCTCTCGGCGTCGGTGGACCTCAAGGACCACTGGGCCAAGCATGGCACGAACAGGTACATCACCATCCGGTAG
- the LOC119332664 gene encoding histone H1-like — MATVMEEAGAVVMGGAGEEEVVAAPEKVEEVKEAGAGGVDVEVAGGEAKKAEEEQGEQGKGTEKKPRSRKPRSAGPHHPPYFEMIKEAIMAAGDGKAGASAYAIAKRVGERHGEVLATQLRGFAAKGRLVRVKASFRLAPAEEKKALQAATPKSKKRTTTAKKTASKNVAPAPARAKRAKKANKASA; from the exons ATGGCGACCGTGATGGAGGAGGCTGGGGCGGTGGTGATGGGCGGAGCCGGTGAGGAGGAGGTTGTTGCTGCGCCGGAGAAGGTGGAGGAGGTGAAGGAGGCGGGTGCGGGCGGGGTGGACGTGGAGGTCGCCGGCGGGGAGGCGAAGAAGGCGGAGGAGGAGCAAGGGGAGCAGGGCAAGGGGACGGAGAAGAAGCCGAGGAGCAGGAAGCCCCGGTCGGCGGGGCCGCACCACCCGCCCTACTTCGAG ATGATCAAGGAGGCGATCATGGCGGCGGGCGACGGCAAGGCGGGGGCGAGCGCGTACGCGATCGCGAAGCGCGTCGGGGAGCGGCACGGCGAGGTGCTGGCCACGCAGCTCCGGGGCTTCGCCGCCAAGGGCCGGCTCGTCCGGGTCAAGGCCTCCTTCCGGCTCGCCCCCGCCGAGGAGAAGAAGGCCCTGCAGGCGGCGACGCCCAAGTCCAAGAAGAGGACGACCACGGCCAAGAAGACCGCGTCGAAGAATGTGGCCCCGGCGCCGGCGCGCGCGAAGAGGGCGAAGAAGGCCAACAAGGCCAGCGCCTGA